CACGTGCTTGATTTCCTCAGGTACTTAGACCAGTTCGGTAAGACAAAGGTGCACGTACCTGGCTGTATGTTCTACGGCCAGCCTGAGCCACCAGCTCCTTGCACGTGCCCTCTCAGACAAGCTTGGGGAAGTCTAGACGCTTTGATCGGACGGCTGAGAGCAGCTTATGAGGAGAACGGTGGATCTCCGGAGACGAACCCTTTCGCTAGTGGAGCGATAAGGGTTTATCTGAGGGAGGTTAGGGAGTGTCAGGCTAAGGCTAGAGGGATTccttacaagaagaagaagaagaagaagccaacgTCGGAGATGGGT
This DNA window, taken from Camelina sativa cultivar DH55 unplaced genomic scaffold, Cs unpScaffold08978, whole genome shotgun sequence, encodes the following:
- the LOC104775127 gene encoding protein LIGHT-DEPENDENT SHORT HYPOCOTYLS 10-like produces the protein VLDFLRYLDQFGKTKVHVPGCMFYGQPEPPAPCTCPLRQAWGSLDALIGRLRAAYEENGGSPETNPFASGAIRVYLREVRECQAKARGIPYKKKKKKKPTSEMGGGRDDSSSSSSSSFSFS